A portion of the Streptomyces erythrochromogenes genome contains these proteins:
- a CDS encoding lysylphosphatidylglycerol synthase domain-containing protein: MIRDQEETDVTTKEQGVSPPEGAAGDDGARPDDGPASRPQNRPEDLAPGLPAGRTPGTDDNGADGDEDAEAPHGHAPTDADRVEVDEPLLAARVHRPSDLVRLLVGILGIAVLLGIAAFAHGTTVGLEEDISKGTGQAPDLLIKVAALVSSIAVLLLPVAFAIERLIKRDGLRIADGVLAAVLAHGVTLATDLWVSQAAPGTIQDALTRPAGGGALTDPVHGYLAPVIAYMTAVGMTRRPHWRVALWVVLLLNALTMLVNGYTTPFSIILTVLIGWSVAYGTLYAVGSPNVRPTGQNLLAGLRRVGFQPVSAMRAEGPEGPEASETGDRGRRYHVTLEDGPPLDVTVVDREQQAQGFFYRVWRRLTLRGITTRRSLQSLRQALEQEALLAYAAIAAGANAPKLIATSELGPDAVMLVYEHLGGRTLDSLPDEEITDELTRNAWEQVRALQSRRIAHRRLTGDALVVDRSGNVILTDLRGGEIAAGDLVLRMDVAQLLATLGLRVGAERSVASAVSVLGPDIVAGCLPLLQPIALSRSTRATLRKLARERAEREREAVLESSRAAKAAREAGSAAAPAPTSAAAERKAEKRALDDALDEAREEDLLSQIRQQVLLIRPQAPVEPARLERIRPRTLVSFIAGAFGAYFLLTQLAHVDFGTIIGEAQWGWVGAALAFSALSYLAAAMSLLGFVPERVSFPRTVVAQVAGSFVKLVAPAAVGGVALNTRFLQRAGVRPGLAVASVGASQLFGLASHILLLLSFGYLTGTEKTPEMTPSRAVIAGLLTVAVLVLVVTAVPFMRKFVVTRVRALFAGVVPRMLDVLQRPKKLVTGIGGMLLLTGCFVMCLDASIRAFGGGEAISYASIAVVFLAGNALGSAAPTPGGMGAVETTLTLGLIAAGLEKEVAISAVLLFRLMTFWLPVLPGWISFNFLTRKEAI, encoded by the coding sequence GTGATACGTGATCAAGAAGAGACGGATGTGACGACGAAGGAGCAGGGTGTGAGCCCTCCGGAAGGCGCGGCGGGGGACGATGGCGCGCGCCCTGACGACGGCCCCGCCTCCCGTCCGCAGAACCGCCCCGAGGACCTCGCGCCGGGCCTGCCGGCCGGCCGTACCCCCGGCACCGACGACAACGGCGCCGACGGCGACGAGGACGCGGAGGCCCCGCACGGCCACGCCCCGACCGACGCCGACCGGGTCGAGGTCGACGAACCGCTGCTCGCCGCCCGCGTGCACCGGCCCTCCGACCTCGTACGCCTCCTCGTCGGCATCCTCGGCATCGCCGTCCTGCTCGGCATCGCCGCCTTCGCCCACGGCACCACCGTCGGCCTCGAGGAGGACATCAGCAAGGGCACCGGCCAGGCGCCGGACCTGTTGATCAAGGTCGCGGCGCTGGTCTCCAGCATCGCGGTGCTGCTGCTCCCCGTCGCCTTCGCCATCGAGCGGCTGATCAAACGCGACGGGCTGCGCATCGCCGACGGCGTGCTCGCCGCCGTCCTCGCGCACGGCGTCACCCTGGCCACCGACCTGTGGGTCTCCCAGGCCGCCCCCGGCACCATCCAGGACGCCCTGACCCGTCCCGCGGGCGGCGGGGCCCTGACCGATCCCGTGCACGGCTACCTCGCGCCCGTGATCGCCTACATGACCGCGGTGGGCATGACCCGCAGACCCCACTGGCGCGTCGCGCTGTGGGTGGTCCTGCTGCTCAACGCGCTCACCATGCTGGTCAACGGCTACACCACCCCCTTCTCGATCATCCTCACCGTGCTGATCGGCTGGAGCGTGGCCTACGGCACCCTCTACGCCGTCGGCTCCCCCAACGTGCGCCCCACCGGGCAGAACCTCCTCGCCGGGCTGCGCCGCGTCGGCTTCCAGCCGGTCAGCGCCATGCGCGCCGAGGGGCCCGAGGGCCCCGAGGCGTCCGAGACCGGTGACCGCGGCCGGCGCTACCACGTCACCCTGGAGGACGGTCCTCCGCTCGACGTCACCGTCGTCGACCGGGAGCAGCAGGCCCAGGGCTTCTTCTACCGGGTCTGGCGCCGGCTCACCCTGCGCGGCATCACCACCCGCCGCAGCCTGCAGTCGCTGCGGCAGGCCCTGGAGCAGGAGGCGCTCCTCGCGTACGCGGCCATCGCGGCCGGGGCGAACGCGCCGAAGCTGATCGCCACGTCCGAGCTGGGTCCGGACGCGGTGATGCTCGTGTACGAGCACCTGGGCGGCCGGACCCTGGACTCCCTCCCCGACGAGGAGATCACCGACGAGCTGACCCGCAACGCCTGGGAGCAGGTGCGCGCCCTGCAGTCGCGGCGGATCGCGCACCGCAGGCTGACCGGGGACGCGCTCGTGGTGGATCGTTCCGGCAACGTCATCCTCACCGACCTGCGGGGCGGCGAGATCGCGGCCGGCGACCTGGTGCTCCGGATGGACGTCGCGCAGCTGCTGGCCACCCTCGGCCTGCGGGTCGGCGCGGAGCGCTCGGTGGCCTCGGCGGTGTCGGTGCTCGGCCCGGACATCGTGGCGGGCTGCCTGCCGCTGCTCCAGCCGATCGCGCTGAGCCGTTCCACGCGGGCGACGCTGCGCAAGCTGGCCCGGGAGCGGGCGGAGCGCGAACGGGAGGCCGTACTGGAGTCCTCTCGGGCGGCGAAGGCCGCGCGCGAGGCGGGATCCGCGGCCGCCCCGGCCCCGACCTCGGCCGCAGCCGAACGCAAGGCGGAGAAGAGGGCCCTCGACGACGCGCTGGACGAGGCCCGCGAGGAGGACCTGCTGAGCCAGATCCGCCAGCAGGTGCTGCTGATCCGCCCGCAGGCACCGGTGGAGCCGGCCCGGCTGGAGCGGATCCGGCCGCGGACCCTGGTGTCGTTCATCGCGGGCGCGTTCGGTGCGTACTTCCTGCTCACGCAGCTGGCGCACGTGGATTTCGGGACGATCATCGGCGAGGCGCAGTGGGGCTGGGTCGGGGCGGCGCTCGCCTTCTCGGCCCTCAGCTACCTCGCGGCGGCGATGAGCCTGCTGGGCTTCGTGCCGGAGCGGGTGTCGTTCCCGCGGACCGTGGTCGCGCAGGTGGCCGGGTCGTTCGTGAAGCTGGTGGCCCCGGCGGCGGTCGGCGGCGTCGCGCTGAACACGCGCTTCCTGCAGCGGGCGGGCGTCCGGCCGGGGCTGGCGGTCGCGAGCGTGGGTGCCTCGCAGCTGTTCGGGCTGGCCAGCCACATCCTGCTGCTGCTGTCCTTCGGCTACCTGACCGGAACCGAGAAGACCCCGGAGATGACCCCGTCCCGGGCGGTCATCGCGGGGCTGCTGACGGTGGCGGTGCTGGTGCTGGTGGTGACGGCGGTCCCGTTCATGCGGAAGTTCGTGGTCACGCGGGTGCGGGCGCTGTTCGCGGGCGTGGTGCCGCGCATGCTGGACGTGCTCCAGCGGCCGAAGAAGCTGGTGACGGGCATCGGCGGGATGCTGCTGCTGACGGGCTGCTTCGTGATGTGCCTGGACGCGTCGATCAGGGCGTTCGGGGGCGGCGAGGCCATCAGCTACGCGAGCATCGCGGTGGTGTTCCTGGCGGGCAACGCGCTCGGTTCGGCCGCTCCGACGCCGGGCGGCATGGGCGCGGTGGAGACCACGTTGACGCTGGGGCTGATCGCGGCGGGGCTGGAGAAGGAGGTCGCGATCTCGGCGGTGCTGCTGTTCCGCCTGATGACGTTCTGGCTGCCGGTGCTGCCGGGGTGGATCTCGTTCAACTTCCTGACCCGCAAGGAAGCGATCTAG
- a CDS encoding protoporphyrinogen/coproporphyrinogen oxidase — MKAVSFLSDKWAWLRSAAPDAFVLRASVGRFGEDDLPARPDRHLIRTAITELRQAVGPLGEPVAARVTRWDRGLPQYAVGHHDRVRDIREAAAKLPGLGLCGAAYEGVGVAACVATGRTAARQALAEAEAA; from the coding sequence GTGAAGGCGGTGTCCTTCCTGTCCGACAAGTGGGCGTGGCTGCGCTCCGCGGCCCCGGACGCCTTCGTCCTGCGCGCCTCGGTCGGCCGGTTCGGCGAGGACGACCTGCCGGCCCGCCCGGACCGGCACCTGATCCGCACCGCGATCACCGAGCTCCGCCAGGCGGTGGGGCCGCTGGGCGAGCCCGTCGCGGCGCGGGTGACCCGCTGGGACCGGGGCCTGCCGCAGTACGCCGTCGGCCACCACGACCGCGTGCGCGACATCCGCGAGGCGGCCGCGAAGCTCCCGGGCCTCGGGCTGTGCGGCGCCGCCTACGAGGGCGTGGGCGTGGCGGCATGCGTGGCGACGGGCCGCACTGCCGCCCGGCAGGCACTGGCGGAGGCGGAAGCGGCGTAG
- a CDS encoding alpha/beta hydrolase — translation MPRYLLRVAVAVALVAGAASTSGCSDSGEEKTPKAGGTEGAPPLKWGDCEAPTAAEGGGQAPPKGWQCATLHVPLDYADPEGETIPLALIRAKARNQDERLGSLVFNFGGPGGSGITTLPGAAKEYEALRERYDLVSFDPRGVGRSAPVLCLDDKQLDAYYASNSSPDTPAAVKEYLDNTRKYQQACEANSGKVLPHVGTENAARDLDRIRQALGDEKLNYFGISYGTELGGVYAHLFPDRVGRAVFDAVVDPTATSEEGALGQAKGFQLALGNFAQDCVDRGDECRLQGSTAKEIEDNIIKLQKQLAAKPVPGIGDRMLTESSATNGIAQALYSQELWPLLEQGLDEAEGGQGQLLMALSDALNGRDQNGNYSNIGAANTAINCVDSKDRYTLEQTEAKLPAFRAASPVFGDFLGWAMMGCTGWPVPGTASTPDVSAPGADPILVIGNTGDPATPYEGARKMVERLGPGVGVELTYKGEGHGAYNSGDPCVQGAVNSYLLEGKVPPANTVCTPPPDASQSPAQPSAPVEPLGA, via the coding sequence ATGCCCAGATACCTCCTGCGGGTCGCCGTCGCCGTCGCTCTCGTGGCCGGGGCGGCCAGTACCAGTGGCTGTTCCGACAGCGGGGAGGAGAAGACGCCCAAGGCGGGCGGCACCGAGGGGGCGCCACCCCTGAAGTGGGGGGACTGCGAGGCTCCGACGGCCGCCGAGGGGGGCGGGCAGGCGCCGCCCAAGGGGTGGCAGTGCGCCACGCTCCACGTGCCGCTCGACTACGCGGACCCCGAAGGAGAAACGATTCCTCTCGCTCTGATCCGGGCGAAGGCCAGGAACCAGGACGAGCGCCTCGGCTCGCTCGTGTTCAACTTCGGCGGCCCCGGCGGATCCGGGATCACCACGCTGCCCGGCGCCGCCAAGGAGTACGAGGCCCTGCGCGAGCGCTACGACCTCGTGAGCTTCGACCCGCGCGGGGTGGGCCGCAGCGCCCCCGTCCTGTGCCTGGACGACAAGCAGCTCGACGCGTACTACGCCTCGAACTCCTCCCCCGACACCCCGGCGGCGGTGAAGGAGTACCTGGACAACACCCGCAAGTACCAGCAGGCCTGCGAGGCGAACTCCGGGAAGGTGCTCCCGCACGTCGGCACCGAGAACGCGGCCCGCGACCTCGACCGGATCCGCCAGGCCCTCGGCGACGAGAAGCTCAACTACTTCGGGATCTCCTACGGGACCGAGCTCGGCGGGGTCTACGCCCACCTCTTCCCGGACAGGGTCGGCCGGGCCGTCTTCGACGCCGTCGTCGACCCGACCGCCACCTCCGAGGAGGGCGCGCTCGGCCAGGCCAAGGGCTTCCAACTGGCCCTCGGCAACTTCGCGCAGGACTGCGTGGACCGGGGTGACGAGTGCCGGCTGCAGGGCAGCACCGCCAAGGAGATCGAGGACAACATCATCAAGCTCCAGAAGCAGCTGGCCGCCAAACCCGTCCCGGGCATCGGCGACCGGATGCTGACCGAGTCCTCGGCCACCAACGGCATCGCCCAGGCCCTCTACTCCCAGGAGCTCTGGCCGCTGCTGGAGCAGGGGCTGGACGAGGCGGAGGGCGGCCAGGGGCAGCTGCTGATGGCCCTGTCCGACGCCCTCAACGGCCGTGACCAGAACGGCAACTACAGCAACATCGGCGCCGCCAACACCGCGATCAACTGCGTCGACTCCAAGGACCGCTACACCCTGGAGCAGACGGAGGCGAAGCTGCCCGCCTTCCGCGCCGCGTCTCCGGTCTTCGGGGACTTCCTCGGCTGGGCCATGATGGGCTGCACGGGCTGGCCGGTCCCGGGGACCGCGTCGACCCCGGACGTCTCCGCCCCGGGGGCCGACCCGATCCTGGTGATCGGCAACACGGGCGACCCGGCCACCCCGTACGAGGGCGCCCGCAAGATGGTCGAGCGGCTGGGCCCCGGTGTCGGCGTGGAGCTCACGTACAAGGGCGAGGGGCACGGGGCGTACAACAGCGGCGACCCGTGCGTGCAGGGCGCCGTGAACTCCTACCTGCTGGAGGGAAAGGTGCCGCCCGCGAACACGGTGTGCACCCCGCCCCCCGACGCCTCGCAGTCCCCCGCGCAACCGTCAGCCCCGGTGGAACCCCTCGGCGCCTGA